Below is a window of Megalopta genalis isolate 19385.01 chromosome 7, iyMegGena1_principal, whole genome shotgun sequence DNA.
tcctatttttattatttctttatttactaTAGGATTTGATATTTCTGTATGTTGAGAACATATTTTTACctattagtttcaattccattatAGGAAACGTTCTACTTAGGAATTTCTTTTCTATGCTTTAAAGTAGATATAGATATACCGatcaaatttctttcttttatatGCTGTATTTCATATATTCTACAGGTTTACTATGGAAACCGGAACACTTGCATCGAACTCTCTCAGGCATAATTTCCGTTTTACTATCAATTAAAAAATGTCCTTACATACGCTATCAAAGTAGCTCGGAAATGGCAAAACGACTAGCAGAAAAAGTACGAGAAGTTTTGAGTAAAGAATCAAATTCATTTCTCTTCAGACAAGACTCAAGCCCAATTCTACTTATATTGGATAGAAGGGATGATCCTGTTACACCATTATTGAATCAATGGACATATCAAGCAATGGTTCATGAATTGTTAACTATTAACAACAATCGTGTTAATTTATCACACGTGAAGGGTATCTCAAAGGAATTGAAGGAGGTTGTTCTTAGTGCTGGTCACGAAGAATTTTACGCGAATGTAAATAGATATCTTGGAATATACGTTATTAATGTAATTGTACAACTTTGAAAGCGTGTCAAATACAAGTAAATGATTTTTAACAGAATTTATATTGTAATTTTGGTGAAATTGGGCAAACGATAAAAGAACTGATGGATGAATATCagaaaaaagttaagaaacatcaAAAAGTGGAAAGCATAAATGATATGAAGACCTTCTTAGAAACTTATCCTATATTTAAAAAACTTTCTGGTACGGTCTCAAAGCATGTGACAGTCATTGGTGAACTTTCATCCATAGTGGAACGTCATCATTTACTACAAGTATCAGAGTTGGAACAAGAACTCAGTTGTCAAAGTGATCATTCGACACAGGTATCTAACAATGTTCTTTTCTTTAGTTCTTTTATTACAATATTCTACAATCTTGAATTTTGCTGCAGCTTCAGAAGATAAAAGATCTTATCAATACTCGACAAATTCGAGAAATTGATATGACGAGATTAGTAATGTTGTACGCATTACATtacgaaaaacaaacaaataatgaCATTAGTGGATTAATCAGCTTAATAAAAAGTAAAGGAGTATCCGACAAAAATATTAAGGTAAGGTAAACAATAATTTGGCCAACAAGCGTTTAACAAAACTTTCGTTCGAAAATCGTTACATTAAGATATACCTTcaatatcattattaatttcttcgatttattttatgtatttatatcgtAACTGGCTGGATTATTGAGAGACAAAGTTTTTGTGTATAAAATGTTTGTATAGCAGGAAGTAGAATTTTAATATTAACTTTAAATTTTAATactaacttcaaaacaatgtttTAGCTCATACGCCACATTTTAGAATACAGTGGTATTAATGCAAGgcagaataatttatttgatcGAGAATCAGTGGCTAAGATTacgaaaaaattattcaaaggcTTAAGTGGCATAGACAACATATATACTCAGCATACTCCATTGTTGCATGAAACACTTGAGGACTTAATAAAAGGAAAGTTAAGCCCACAGGCATTTCCGTATCTTGGAGGCACGATAATATCAAAAAGGTAAACGTGTACTGTTGTGGTATAACAGTAATAAACAACAAATTTtgtttacaaaattattaattagattattatattttcaGACCGCAAGACATAATTGTTTTTATGGTTGGCGGAACAACATATGAAGAAAGTTTGGCCGTATATAATTTGAATAGGCAAAATCCGGGGGTGAAAATTGTTTTAGGTGGTACCAATGTGCATAATTCTCAGAGCTTCTTGGAAGAAGTAGAATCTGCTACATCAGGCATTTTATCAaagtacaaaaataataataactaatagcAACATGTGTATatgtattttttattaatatataaatatgtgcAAATCTATGATTACGAATAATTGATGTACTATAAATTATTCTTTTGTAAGtaatgtattaataattataatattaaatcgaAATTACAGTAGAAATCAGTCTTTAAAAGACTCCAATACGactgattttttattttatgttctAACAGTTTTAGATTTTAATTTTGATTGTCAGCATAATTCTGTCTATGTATTTTAAATACCCAATTGTGCAATGATCCATACTACTCATATTAGCAGATAGTATTGTTTGCGCCTCAATTGACAAGTGTTGAACATTGCTTCTTAAATCAAATACAATTGGATTAAAtacgaattaaaaaataaagaagtaAGAAAAGTAAAGTTCACCATTTACTTTTATAGTAAACAACTTCTAGCACCATCGAAACTTATTGTgcgattaaaaaatattaccATTAGCTATTCTATATATTGGTGACAAATTAATATAGTACTTTATTAATGCAAAAATTACGTTGAGAAATGTATTTCAGATTTTGTATGTTTCCGTAATGGTAGCAACCCTCTATGATattctataaaataattttagaaattaacGGAAGTCATGAGCATGTAAATGATTAACTATGTTTTTTGGTAACTAAAATATGATTTTGATCATGGAGGATCCCGaattataatgtacaataaaaaaatatttaccgGCATAACTTCCGGCAATAATTTGTATGGTACAtgcgaaaatatttaaaattgttattttaaataaattacttgTTACCGAGTACGTAAAAACCGATAGTAGCaggttaataataaaatatttctattcaAAAAAGGCCGTACTGTATATGCAACAAGATGGCGGAATATCCGGGACCAAAAGACGCGGGTCGCAagtacaaataaaatatattaattatgtaaTGACTATCTATCGAATGATTTACATatgtaaaccttcttcattttGCTGGCGTTGCTCATTAAAAACCATGACACGTGTACACAAGTGTATCATTTCCCATCGGTAAACTGATTACGTCCGCATTAGACTCTATGATGTTCACAGTTCGATTTTACTTCTCGATTAAATAGAGTTTTTGTTCTTCTATACGAGGtactatcttttttttttttaaattaaattaaaggtTTTTTTTCGGGTGGTCTATTGAATGGTCTcagatattttataattattttataattattatattttgtaattattattataaaatattatttataattattatattatattttatattattatattttataattattattataaaatattatttataattattatattatattttatattattatattttattattattataatttttatatttataatggtCTCAGGTATTTTCACCATTCTTATACAGTTATACCTTCCAAAAAAATTGTGTACAGCATCTTATACATGTGCATATCAGAGACACGAATTACTGCACAGAAATTATGAATATTTCGATCGAATCTTTCAAAATGAAGAATGCATAATTCTGTTGCTGTATTCTACGATTCTGTACagaaatactattttataatattttcagaCCACTAACCATAATGGGTACGCTTTTCTATCTTCTTCTGATTGTTGCGCCAGTGATACATTCGTTGAAGGTGAAGTACATACATTTTTTCGTATTTATAATTAGTATCATACATGTTCTTCGACAAATTTCATAGCTGCAACTAATTTATGTGTGCGTAAAATTATGTAAAATGCGTTATCAAATGTCTATCAACAAAACAGGTATATTGTGTAAAGTACATTgaaatacagtaatgcctctctaaatgacgctcagattctgcagaaaaatggacaatttgggaagaggagacacgattattcgagtcttgcgcctcgtttttatagttgttgagaatcggcaattataaaaacgagacgcaagactcaaattaatcgtatctcctcttctcaaattgtccattattgtggacaatctgagcgtctattagagagacattactgtactacgaaatacagtaatgtctctctaattgacgcccagattgaccacaaaaatggacaatttgggaaggggagatacgattattcgagccttgcggtttatttttatagttataaattgtacacaattataaaaacgagccgcaatgctcgaataatcgtatctcctcttcccaaattatccaatttagtggacaatcggagcgtcagtaagggagacattactgtatttttcattatgtttcCCAGCTACACGAATTGATGACCGCCGACGAAGTGATGGGGATATTTCATACGACGCACGATTCTGGTATGCTTAAATGCAACAACTATAAACAGAATAATATTAGATCGTTGAAATAATTTCGAATTGTTGGCCATAATTGAtaaactttttcttttagtGCCGAAGTACGAAATCGTATCGATGTTGTATTCTATACATGCTATCCACGAAAATGGTACCAGAAAGATGTATATGAACACCTTTAAACATGATATTGAACTTACTTTGAATCCAACCGAGGGATACCTTGCTAGTGAAGACACCCCTTTATGGACTGTCAAATCTGGAGTTAAGCATGCACCAGAAGATCTACAATATACTCTCATACCAAACGtaattattgtttttttttattccttTACCACATCGTTCTTTATTTATTGTCTCGTTTTATTTTCAtctcttcttattttttctttatGCTGCGTACTTCTTATACTTCTAATACTGTTTTTGCTACatacaaaaattattatataagtgTTTATACATACAAAGTTGACCCACTTGAACAATTAAGTAATATTACGTACACGTTAAGAAAAATACTGGAATTAATTCGGCAATGAATGCAagacataaatgatataatcTTAtgctttattatatatatatttatgttattatatatatatgatttcagGCATTAAAGGACATCGGTACTCCAATGCAGGACGAAAAAGCAGAAGCGGCGGTCGTGGTTGCATCAGAAAACAGTAGATTCGCTACATTTGTGAGTGCCAAAATTcgctttaatcattttaaaagCGCTCTTTTAATCGCGTTATACTGAATGAACATCTTTTCGATCGACGCATAACTTAgttcatatataataataactttagtTCATACTATTCATACGGTATTCTAAGAAATGCGTGATTATTAGGTATAATAACACGAGTATCTATTGTTTTTCATGTACAATTCTATTTTAGGACGGATTTCTACCATTCAACTTAATTATACGCTCTTTGCCGCAACGTGTTATTCGCCTTTTGTACGGGAAAGGCGGGCTATTCGAGTCCCATTTTAATAAAGAAGGAACAATGAAGAATTTCACGTACACTTATCATCACGTTATCTATGAACAAATTCCGAAGGAGAACTATGAGAGCCTTAGTAAGTAAATTTTGGTTGTAGTTACAAAATAATCGAGTGCATTTGTTacgtaataa
It encodes the following:
- the Vps45 gene encoding vacuolar protein sorting 45; translation: MNLLLALKFYIARMTEESGPGMKVLLMDKQTTSIVSLLYSQWEIFMKEVFLFERIDANGRKEGLKHLKCIVFIRPTKENIELLCNELRCPRYGMYNIYFSNIIAKADIKLLAESDEQEVVKEVHEYYADYLAISPHLFSLGITGCSQGLLWKPEHLHRTLSGIISVLLSIKKCPYIRYQSSSEMAKRLAEKVREVLSKESNSFLFRQDSSPILLILDRRDDPVTPLLNQWTYQAMVHELLTINNNRVNLSHVKGISKELKEVVLSAGHEEFYANNLYCNFGEIGQTIKELMDEYQKKVKKHQKVESINDMKTFLETYPIFKKLSGTVSKHVTVIGELSSIVERHHLLQVSELEQELSCQSDHSTQLQKIKDLINTRQIREIDMTRLVMLYALHYEKQTNNDISGLISLIKSKGVSDKNIKLIRHILEYSGINARQNNLFDRESVAKITKKLFKGLSGIDNIYTQHTPLLHETLEDLIKGKLSPQAFPYLGGTIISKRPQDIIVFMVGGTTYEESLAVYNLNRQNPGVKIVLGGTNVHNSQSFLEEVESATSGILSKYKNNNN